The Nocardioides marmorisolisilvae genomic interval CGACCCGCACCGCCTCGTTGGAACCGCCCGCGGCCGGGCTGGAGATGATCTCCGCGCCCCACATCCGCAGCAGCTGCCGGCGCTCCTCGGAGGTGTTCTCCGGCATCACGCACACCATCCGGTAGCCGCGCAGCTTGGCGGCCATCGCCAGCGAGATCCCGGTGTTCCCGCTGGTCGGCTCGAGGATCGTGCAGCCGGGTCGGAGCAGCCCCTCCTTCTCGCCCTGCGCGATCATCCAGAGTGCGGCACGGTCCTTGATCGACCCGGTGGGGTTCTGGTCCTCCAGCTTCGCCCAGAGGCGCACCTCCGCGCCGTTGGGCTGGGTGCCCGGCGAGAGCCGCGGCAGCCCCACCAGCGGCGTACCGCCGACGGTGTCGAGCAGGCTCTCGAACCTCATCCGCCGGCGACCGCAGGCAGGATGACCACCTGGTCACCGTCGCTGAGCTGGGTCTCCAGGGCCCCGGTGAACCGGACGTCCTCGTCGTTGACGTAGACGTTGACGAAGCGACGCACCTCGCCCGCCTCGAGCAGGCGCTCCTTGATGCCCGGGTGGTTCGCCTCCAGGTCGTCGATCAGTGCGGCCAGCGTGTCGCCGGAAGCGTCGACCGCCTTGTCGCCCCCGGTGTAGGTGCGCAGGATGGTCGGGATGCGGACCTCGATGGCCATGTCAGCTCTCCTGGTCTGTGGTGGTGACGATGACCTCTTCCTCGGTCACCTCGCCGTCGATGATTCTGTAGGACCTGAACTCCACCGGCCCGTCGCTATTCCCGTGCTCGCGTGTGGAGACCAGCACATAGTGGGCGCCGGGCTCGTTGGCGAGGCCGATGTCGGTGCGGCTGGGGTGGGCCTCGGTGGCGGTGTGCGAGTGGTAGATCACGACGGGCTCCTCGCCGTCGGCCCACATCTGCTTGTAGAGCGCCAGCAGCTCCGAGGAGTCGAACTCGTAGAACGTCGGACTGCCCGCCGCATTGGTCATCGGCACGAACCGCTCCGGACGATCGCTGCCCTCAGGTCCGGCGACGATGCCACAGGCCTCGTCCGGGTGGTCCCGGCGAGCGTGCGCGACGATCTCGTCGACGATGTCCTGGCTGATGGTCAGCATGGACCCAAGGTTAGGTGAGCCGCGGGCAGGCGCCGGCCCCGGGACCACCACGCGGAAGGCGGTGGCTCCAGGGCCGACGGTCAGCTCAGATCCGCGGCTCGCCGGCTAGGGCAGGTAGTACATCGGGTTCGGGATCTTGAAGGTCTTGTCGGCGTACCCGCCCTTGAGGTCGCTGAACTGGTCACCGAAGTTCGCCACGATGTCGTAGCCCTGCGACTCGATGTACTTCCGGGTCAGCGACTTGTACTGGATCGTGGTGCACGTCGGCGCGCAGGACGAGAGCCACGGCTTGGTCTGGTCCTTGAGGTAGATGTTGCCGCCGTCCCACGTGTAGCCGGCATCGGTGAGGTTCGCCTCGGTCCCGTCCAGCTGGCTGGCCGGCCGGCCGGTCAGGAAGAACACCGTGTAACCGTGCTTGACCGCGGCGGCCTCGAGCTGCGGCATCCCCGGCACGGCCGGGAAGACCGTCGCCGAACCGGCGTTGACGAAGCTCGCATTGGTGGCCGGGTTGTAGACGAAGTTGCTGTAGATCTCGTAGCTGTAGGTGTTCAACGTGGTGTCGTCGACGTCGAAGAGGATCGCGGGCTTGGTCGACTGCCGCTGGGGCTGCTTCGCGGCGAGGTGCGCCTCCTTGCGCAGGTACGCACGAGCGCGGTCGGCGATCTGTGAGGTCTCTGCCGCGTAGGCGCCGTCCGGGGAGAACTGGTGCAGGGTGACGCCCGGGTCGCCCGGTGCTGGCGTCGTCGTCTTGGTGTCGCCGTAGTAGGCCTTGATGGCCGTCTTGACCTGGTCGACGTTCTGGATCTGGTCCGCCGAGGTGGGCTGCGCCGGCGGCGCCGGTACGGCGTGCGGCTGGTGGGTGTGGCCGGTCGATGCGAGGGCCGACCCGGTGAGGGTGAGGCTGACGGTGGCGGCGACGGATGCGGCGACGATCGAGACCGTCCGGGCGCGTCTGGGCAGTGTGAACACGAGTTCCTCCGAGATGAGAGATGTTGCGTGCCCAGCACGGTCGCACGAGCATGACCTACGTCACAAGAGGGACGCGACGGGAAGTTCTCCCGTTCTTCCGCCGCCGCGCCAACCGCGGAGGAGGCAAGCAGCCTAGGAGGCCGCCTCGACCAGGGTCTCCTGCAAGTAGCCCAGCCAGAGGTAGATGTCGTGCACCTGTGCCCGCGGGTCGTCGTCGGGGAGCGAGTCCCAGAAGTCCTCGTCCTCGTCCTCGATCTCCAGCCTGGTGGCGATCGCGAGCCGCATGTCGGTGAAGCTGCGCAGCCAGGACAGTGCGTCGGGCTCGGCGAGCTCCACGTCGATGAACAGCCCGTCCTCGGGCTCGGCGGGCAGGCCCGCCTCCTCCAGAGCGTCGATGACGCTGGCCGCTGCCTCCGCCTTGCCGTTGCGCAGCCTGCTCTCGGTGAAGCGGCGGAAGTCAGCGGCCGCCTCGTCGTCATCCGGGTAGGCGGTGGGGAACAGCCTGGCCAGCACCGGATCCTCCGGCTCGGTGGTCGGGCCCGAGAAGTCCAGGAGGTCCTCGAGATCGTCGGTTTTGGCCGGTGTCGCCTCCTCGTTGCGCAGCAACTCGATCAGCTGTGCCGCCAGTGAGCGGAGCAGGTCGGCCTCGAAGACCGAGAACGTCGCCGCGCACGCACCGGTACGGCGGTGCCGGGTGAAGCCTGAGCTCATCGGACCATGCCTCTACGCGTCGGCCTTCTGCATCGTCGCCCACAGGCCGTACTCATGCATGGCCTGCACGTCACGCTCCATCTCCTCGCGGCTGCCGGTCGAGACCACGGACTTGCCGTCGTGATGGACCTCCAGCATCAGCTTCTCGGCCTTGGCTCGCGCGTAGCCGAAGTACTTGCAGAACACGAAGGTCACGTAGGACATCAGGTTGACCGGGTCGTTCCACACGATCGTGACCCACGGCTTGGCGAGCATGGTGACATCGTCGAGCTGCGGCTCGTCGAGCTCGACCGGACTCGTGGACATGGACTCCAGCGTAATCGGCGGCTGGAGCGGCGGGCGTACTGCGTAGGCTCCCGGTCATGACCTCGACGGCCATGTTGACCGACCACTACGAGCTGACCATGCTGCAGGCGTCGCTGGAGTCCGGCG includes:
- a CDS encoding MoaD family protein, whose product is MAIEVRIPTILRTYTGGDKAVDASGDTLAALIDDLEANHPGIKERLLEAGEVRRFVNVYVNDEDVRFTGALETQLSDGDQVVILPAVAGG
- a CDS encoding M67 family metallopeptidase is translated as MLTISQDIVDEIVAHARRDHPDEACGIVAGPEGSDRPERFVPMTNAAGSPTFYEFDSSELLALYKQMWADGEEPVVIYHSHTATEAHPSRTDIGLANEPGAHYVLVSTREHGNSDGPVEFRSYRIIDGEVTEEEVIVTTTDQES
- a CDS encoding HAD family acid phosphatase — its product is MFTLPRRARTVSIVAASVAATVSLTLTGSALASTGHTHQPHAVPAPPAQPTSADQIQNVDQVKTAIKAYYGDTKTTTPAPGDPGVTLHQFSPDGAYAAETSQIADRARAYLRKEAHLAAKQPQRQSTKPAILFDVDDTTLNTYSYEIYSNFVYNPATNASFVNAGSATVFPAVPGMPQLEAAAVKHGYTVFFLTGRPASQLDGTEANLTDAGYTWDGGNIYLKDQTKPWLSSCAPTCTTIQYKSLTRKYIESQGYDIVANFGDQFSDLKGGYADKTFKIPNPMYYLP
- a CDS encoding DUF2017 domain-containing protein, translated to MSSGFTRHRRTGACAATFSVFEADLLRSLAAQLIELLRNEEATPAKTDDLEDLLDFSGPTTEPEDPVLARLFPTAYPDDDEAAADFRRFTESRLRNGKAEAAASVIDALEEAGLPAEPEDGLFIDVELAEPDALSWLRSFTDMRLAIATRLEIEDEDEDFWDSLPDDDPRAQVHDIYLWLGYLQETLVEAAS
- the clpS gene encoding ATP-dependent Clp protease adapter ClpS, which produces MSTSPVELDEPQLDDVTMLAKPWVTIVWNDPVNLMSYVTFVFCKYFGYARAKAEKLMLEVHHDGKSVVSTGSREEMERDVQAMHEYGLWATMQKADA